The DNA sequence TGCCGGTAGCGGCCGCCCGCGTTCGCCTGCCAGACCTCCAGCAGGGTGCCCGCGACCGGGCGGCCGTCGCCGTCGAGCACGCGGCCCGAGACGATGATCCGCTGGCCCTGCGGCTCGCCGTCGTGCCCGAGGGTCAGGTCGTGGTCGTGGGGTCCGACGCGGCCCTCGCCGAGCAGCGGCCCGGTGATCTCGCCCAGCCGCTGCGGCAGCAGCACGAAGGGCCGGTGCGGTGCCCGGAGCACGTTGGACCGGTACTCGGGGAACGACACGGGTGGGTGCGACGGCGTGTCCGGTCGGTAGGTGTGCGGCTGGTGGGTCGGCACCGGGGGTCTCCTGTTCGTCGTGCCGAGGGGGTTATCGTGCGGTCAACGCGCGGAGCACGGTCAGCTCGTCGTCCGTGGGCGGCTCGCCGCGGCCGAGGTCGTCGGCGACGCGCAGGTCCCAGCCGGTGCGCTCGCGCGCGGTGGCCGGGTCGACGCCGGGGTGCAGCGCGGTCAGCACCAGCTCGCGGCTGTCCGGGTCGGGTCGCAGCACGCCCAGGTCGGTGATCACCAGTTGCGGTCCGGCGCCGGTCAGGCCCAGCGCCTCGCGCTCACCCGGCCCGGAGCCGAAGCCGAACGAGGTGACGAAGTCGACCCGCTCCACGAACGACCGCTTGGTCTGCCGCACCACCACCACGACCTCGCGGCACGAGGCGGCGATCTCGGGCGCGCCGCCCGCGCCGGGCAGCCGCACGCCGGGGTGGCGGTAGTCGCCGCCGATCACGGTGGTGTTGATGTTGCCGAACCGGTCCAGCTGGGCCGCGCCGAGGAAGCCGACGTCGATGCGGCCCGGCTGGAGCCAGTAGTTGAAGATCTCCGGCACGCCGACCACGCTGACCGCCGTGTCTGCCAGCACGCCGTCGCCGATCGACAGGGGCAGCCGGTCGGGTTTCGCGCCGATCGTGCCGGACTCGTAGACCAGCACGAGGTCCGGCGCGTGCGTGCGGCGGGCCAGGTTGGCCGCCGTGCTGGGCAGCCCGATGCCGACGAAGCACACGGCGCCGTCGCGCAGCGCCCGTGCCGCCGCGACGGTCATCATCTCGTCGGAGGTGTACCCGGGGTCGGTGCTCACGCGACGCTCTCCAACCACTGCGCGAACCGGTCCCGGTCGCGGCTGATCTCGTCCCAGGCCACGTAGAAGTCGTTGTCCCGCACGGAGTAGTCGTGCGCGTAGGACGGGTGCGCGCCGCCCGGCGCCTCGGCGACGTAGTCCACCACCCAGGACGGCAGCACCACCGCGCCCGGCCGCGGCTCCAGCTCGTCCACGACCTCCTCGACGGTGACCAGCGACCGCGTCGCGGCCAGCACCGCCTCCTTCTGCACGCCGGTGATGCCCCACAACTGCACGTTGCCGTGCCGGTCGGCGCGCTGGGCGTGCACGACCGCCGCGTCCAGCCGCAAGGCGGCCACGGCGGTCAGCACCTCGCCGGTGAACGGGCAGGTCACCGGGGCGATGTTGGCGGTCTGGGCGGGCAGGTCGGTGCCGGTGTAGCCGCGCAGCACGGCGAACGGCAGCCCGGAGGCCGCGGCGACGTACCGGTTGGCCATGCCCGCGTGGCTGTGCTCCTCCAGCTCCAGCGGTCGCGGCCAGCCGTTCCGCACGGCGTCGCGGAACCGGTGCAGCGAGCCGACACCGGGGTTGCCGCCCCACGAGAACACCAGCTTGCGCGCGCAGCCCGCGCCGATGAGCTGGTCGTACAGCACGTCGGGCGTCATCCGGACCAGGGTCAGGTCGCGCCTGCCCTGCCGGATCACCTCGTGCCCGGCGGCGAACGGGATCAGGTGCGTGAACCCCTCGAACGCCACGGTGTCTCCGTCGTGCACGACGTGCGCGACGGCCTCCGCGAGGGGCGCGATGGTGGCCAATCCGACCTCCGGTGGTGCACCGCCGAAGGTCGGCGGCGACGTGCGGCGAACCGCGGTGGACGTGGCGGAACGCTAGGGACCACGCCGAAGCCGGGTCAACGGGATCTTCCACTCACCGGAAGCCCGGACCTCCTCGCGCGGTCCGCGGTCGGCGGAACTCCCCCGGCGTTGCCCAATTGTCCACTTCGGACTGACCCGGCGGCGGAGCGGGACCGGCCCCACGGGCGGGGACGTGACCGTGGGCGTGTTGCGCGCTGTGACGACGCCGGTGGTACTCGCGATCGAGTGGTCGGGAAGTCCTGGGACGATCGGTCCGGGACGGACTCGCACGGCCTCCTCGCCGACCTGGACCCGACCCATCGGCACCTCGTCGTGGAACGGCTCGACCTGGAGCCCGCGGGACAGCCCTACCCGCAGGTCCACCTGGACAGGCGGAACCCCGCGCGCACCAACGCCTGGTCGTCGGCCAGCACCACCCTGATCACCACGAACCTCCCACGGTAGGACCCTGTCGACGGATCAGTCCGCCAGGTCCCGACGGCGCGCCGGGTAGGCGGGCCACGGGCCCAGCTCGGGCAGCGGCACGGCGGAGGAGGGCGGCTCGTCGGGCTCGCGGCCGGCGAGCCAGGCGGCGAGGTCGCGCACCCCGCCGACGACCTCCGTGCCCGACCCCCGCGCCCCGTCGACCGCTCCGGCGCCCCACGTCCGCGGCACGTCGGTCGCCCGCAGCACCACGCCGCCGGGCAGCCGGGGCCGCAGCACGCCGATGGTGTGCACGGCGAACTCCGCGCTCCACTCCCCCGGCCGCACGCCCAGGTCGAGGTCGACCAGGTGGATCCACACCTCGCGCCAGCGGGTGAACACCGGCGGCACGGGGTCGGGCACGGCCGGGTCGGCGGGCTCGGACCAGTCCGCGACGGCCGCCCACGCCCGTTCCAGCCGTTCGGCCTGCTCGACGGTCGCGGCGCGGTGCTCGGCCGCGGCGCGTGGCGCGGTGGCCTCGATGGTGGCGTCCCGCTCGCCCGGCTCCCACAGCTCGACCCGCTCGCCGCGGGCCGCGTGCTCGACCACCCGGCTGCGGGCGCGGGCGGCGTCGGCGAGGTGGGCGAGCACGTGCCCCCGTGTCTAGCCCGGCAGCAGGGACGGTCGGGTGACCTGCTCGTCGGTGAGGTCGGCGATCACCGCGAACAGCCGGCGGTGCGCCCGCGCGACCGCGTCCAGGGGTGGCTCCACGCGTTCCGACTCTAGCGGTGTCCGGTATCCGCCGGGACGTGCGCACCGCGCCGCAGAGTCCATTGTGGACCGCACGGGCGGGCGCGGCGATCACGCCGGACGTGAGGCCGGTGGCGGAGACGTCCGGGAGCCGCGGGCCTTACGCGGTTCTGGGAGCCGCCTGCACCACGAGCAGCGTCAGGTCGTCGTGCTCCGCCGGGCCCAGCCAGTCGAAGACGACGCGGCGCAGGTGGTCGGACACCGCGTTGGCGGACAGTCCGGCGCAGTCGGCCAGCGCCGCCTTCAGCCGCACGTCGCCGAACAGCTCCTGCCGGTCGTCGTGCTTGCGCGCCTCGGTCAACCCGTCGCTGTACAGCAGCAACGTCTCCCCCGGCGCGAGGGTGACGGTCGTCTGGTTGAACCGCACCTCGGGCAGCACGCCCACGATGCCGCCGTGCACGGCCACCTCGTCCACCCGCCCGTCGGCGCGCAGCACCAGCGGGGCGGGGTGGCCGCCCGCGGCCAGGGTCAGCCGCAGGCCGCCCGCCTGCACGGGCAGCATCGTGCCGACCACGAGCGTGGTGAACAGCCGGCTGCCCGCGGCCCGGAGCGCGGCGTTGAGCAGGTGCAGCAGCTGTGCGGGCCGCTGCTCGACCACGAGCAGGGCGTGCAGGCTCTGCCGCACCCGGCCGCTGTGCGCGGCGGCCTCCAGGCCGTTGCCCGCCACGTCGCCGAGCACGAACGCCGCGCTGCCGTCCTCGCGCGGGTGCACGTCGTAGAAGTCGCCGCCGATCAGCACCCCCCGGTGCGCGGGCTCGTAGACACCGGCCAGGCGCACGCCCGGCATGTCGGGCAGTGGTGTGGGCAGCAGGTTCGCCCGCAGCGCCTCCACGGTCCGCCGCTGCTCGGCGAGCCGGGTGCTCGACTCGACCGCCGCGGCGGCCCGTGCGGCGTACCGCTTGAGCAGGTCCACGCTCCACGTGCCGCCGAAGCACACGAGCGCGCCGCCGTCGGTCAGCGGCACGGCCACGCCGACCCCGGACGCGCCCCACGGCCCGTCACCCAGCTCGGTGAGCTCGGCGTGCTCGACCACGCGTTCCAGCACGGCGGTGAAGCCGGGCGCGGTCCCGGCGACCTGCCGCGTGGTGCGGGCCACGGCGACGCCACCCGCCGGGGTGCGCCGCCACCATTCGAGACGGCCGCGGGCACCGGGCAGCACCACGACCGCGTGCTCGGCGGGTGCCAGCTCGACCACGGTCCGCAGGACGTCGGCCCGTTCGGTGGGCGACGCCAGGCGCCGCGCGGCCTCGTCCAGGTGGTCGTCCACGCCCCGGTACCAGGCGACCCACCCGCCGCCGAGCTCCTGCCGCCGGCCGCCCGCCACGTCACCCGGCAGCGTCGACCCCGCCATGACCTGCGGGAACAACACCGAGGCGAGGGAGTTGGCCACCCGGACGACGCCCTCCGGGTCCAGCACGACGACGGCCTCGTGGAAGCCGTCGACCACGCGACGCCACGCGTCGAGGTCGAGGCCCGTGTCGGCGCCTTGCCGGTAGCCCTGGGCCATCACGGCTCCTGTGTGTCGGGTCGACCCAACCTATCGGACAAGTTGCCACCAACAGTGGCAGGCTTGGCGCAGTTCCGCTGACATCGGAGGCTCGTGTGACGACCGCCCAGGACGACACGGACGTGACCCTGGCCCGACTGCTGACCGCGATGCGGGAGATGAAGGACGGCAACTTCCGCCGTCGCCTCGTCGTGCCCAAGAGGGTCGGGCACCGCGACGGGGTGACAGCGGAGCTGGCAGAGGCCTTCAACGAGATCGCGGAGCGCAACCAGTGGCTCGTCGGCGAGCTGGTGCGGGTCCGCCAGTCGGTCGGCCAGGAGGGCAGGCTGGGCGAGCGGCTGGCCCCGAGCACCGCCACGGGCGGCTGGGCGACGGCCGCGGACGCGGTGAACGGCCTGATCGACGACCTGACCCGGCCGACCGCCGAGCTGAGCCGCGTGCTCGCCGCGGTCGCCGAGGGCGACCTGTCGCAGGAGATCGTCGTCGACGCGCGGGGTGAGGTCGCCACCCTGGTCGAGAGCTTCAACTCGATGACGGCGACGCTGCGGACGTTCGCGGGCGAGGTCACCCGGGTGGCGCGGGAGATCGGCACCGACGGGCGGCTGGGCGGCACGGCGGTCGTGCCGGGCGTGGCGGGCACCTGGAAGGACCTGACCGACTCGGTCAACTTCATGTCCGACAACCTGACCAAGCAGGTCCGCGACATCGCCCAGGTGGCGACGGCGGTGGCGCAGGGCGACCTGTCGCAGAAGATCACCGTGACGG is a window from the Saccharothrix saharensis genome containing:
- a CDS encoding CoA transferase subunit A, whose protein sequence is MATIAPLAEAVAHVVHDGDTVAFEGFTHLIPFAAGHEVIRQGRRDLTLVRMTPDVLYDQLIGAGCARKLVFSWGGNPGVGSLHRFRDAVRNGWPRPLELEEHSHAGMANRYVAAASGLPFAVLRGYTGTDLPAQTANIAPVTCPFTGEVLTAVAALRLDAAVVHAQRADRHGNVQLWGITGVQKEAVLAATRSLVTVEEVVDELEPRPGAVVLPSWVVDYVAEAPGGAHPSYAHDYSVRDNDFYVAWDEISRDRDRFAQWLESVA
- a CDS encoding maleylpyruvate isomerase N-terminal domain-containing protein, translated to MLAHLADAARARSRVVEHAARGERVELWEPGERDATIEATAPRAAAEHRAATVEQAERLERAWAAVADWSEPADPAVPDPVPPVFTRWREVWIHLVDLDLGVRPGEWSAEFAVHTIGVLRPRLPGGVVLRATDVPRTWGAGAVDGARGSGTEVVGGVRDLAAWLAGREPDEPPSSAVPLPELGPWPAYPARRRDLAD
- a CDS encoding PP2C family protein-serine/threonine phosphatase, yielding MAQGYRQGADTGLDLDAWRRVVDGFHEAVVVLDPEGVVRVANSLASVLFPQVMAGSTLPGDVAGGRRQELGGGWVAWYRGVDDHLDEAARRLASPTERADVLRTVVELAPAEHAVVVLPGARGRLEWWRRTPAGGVAVARTTRQVAGTAPGFTAVLERVVEHAELTELGDGPWGASGVGVAVPLTDGGALVCFGGTWSVDLLKRYAARAAAAVESSTRLAEQRRTVEALRANLLPTPLPDMPGVRLAGVYEPAHRGVLIGGDFYDVHPREDGSAAFVLGDVAGNGLEAAAHSGRVRQSLHALLVVEQRPAQLLHLLNAALRAAGSRLFTTLVVGTMLPVQAGGLRLTLAAGGHPAPLVLRADGRVDEVAVHGGIVGVLPEVRFNQTTVTLAPGETLLLYSDGLTEARKHDDRQELFGDVRLKAALADCAGLSANAVSDHLRRVVFDWLGPAEHDDLTLLVVQAAPRTA
- a CDS encoding CoA-transferase subunit beta yields the protein MMTVAAARALRDGAVCFVGIGLPSTAANLARRTHAPDLVLVYESGTIGAKPDRLPLSIGDGVLADTAVSVVGVPEIFNYWLQPGRIDVGFLGAAQLDRFGNINTTVIGGDYRHPGVRLPGAGGAPEIAASCREVVVVVRQTKRSFVERVDFVTSFGFGSGPGEREALGLTGAGPQLVITDLGVLRPDPDSRELVLTALHPGVDPATARERTGWDLRVADDLGRGEPPTDDELTVLRALTAR